Sequence from the Amaranthus tricolor cultivar Red isolate AtriRed21 chromosome 1, ASM2621246v1, whole genome shotgun sequence genome:
tatatatatacatatatatatatatatatatatatatatatacatatatatatatatatatacatatatatatatacatatatatatatatatacatacatatatatatatatatacatatatatatacacatatatatatatatacatatatatatatatatatatatatatatatatatatatatatatataatagtttaGTATAGCTACTTATTTTCGAATctgtaaattaatttattttagctACTTATTTTCgaatttgtaaaattttgagaaaatataaatatacaagaGTTTTTTTATAGTTGAAATGTACAAGATTTTAAAACTGATTATTACCTTCGGTTTTAAAATATGTCGAcctatttatttatatgaatatattattttaatcaagATGCAACATATTTTTGAGACGAAAGTAATTACAAATGAgcgaaaaagtttttttgtttttgtgataGGAAAACGCTAACGAAGGCCCATGTTagtttattattagaataataacatatttaaaagttttgggaaaaattatctaaaataatccaatgtttttatgatttttctactaTAATCCTACCTATTGATTgaccatgaataatttcaactttaaggATATTTGCCTAGAATAAACTTGGGTAttccgatgacctgctataataggtgattcataaaaaaataaactgaaaattaatttaaaattagagaaaaattttaaaaatttacataaaaaattctaaacaataaaaaagttataaatcttttttgaacatttttctcgacattttattttaatttatctttttttaaaaataaaacctgctatagcaagtcatccagTCATTGGGTTTACTTTAGGAACATACCCCTCACAGTTtgaattatttatggttaatcaataagtggaattattgtaggaaaatcataaataggttggattattctaggtaatttttccaaagttttaattagaaaataattaaaagataaaaatagcataatatattttgttacgTAATTTGATAATCGATTTCAAAATTTATACTATATTAGGTAAtactataattaatttttatatgattttaagtttaaaatatattctaGTTTACTACTAGCAAATAGATATATATCCTTAATTCCTTATTAATGAACACTCGAAGCTTTCGTTAACAagattttgtgataataatataattttgctACTCTGAACAATTATGGTGATTGGTGATGATTATAGAGGAAATCTAGATTTACATTACAatttattaaccttttttttAGATAAATTTATTACCGTTCTATTACTAAGTGGACAACTTACGTAGTTACCCTTGTGGCCTCTGgttatagaaaaaaatatttctgattaatttttaataataaatatcgTATACAGTTTCACTGTTTCAAATAAATATAAGAAGTAccacaaaataaaattgtttatttacaaaAGTATTTCTTACTTAAGATTATCATTTGGAAAAGTGTTATAAATTGGTGAGTTATaaaattttgtggaaaaaataaCATTTAAGATGAAATTATATTACTCCTGTCGTGaaaatgataagatacttttaATTAAAACTCTGCTAAATCATTCCTATTATCTCGAATTATTATAAACattgaaaaaataagattttacaGTATTAGATTATTTCGTGTTTATAGacaagttatttttttaattcttttcaaataaaaattttacttatGAAGTactttttagaataaaaatgaaaataatttatttttatacacCAACCGGacataagattaaaaaaaaaacttttgaaagtcacttttgcggataaaagtttaaaatagaCATTGGTTGTATCTATGTTGAGGTAAGAGAGTTCATAGTAATTATTGCTTAAGTTTGAAAGGTAATTAAGAAAGGaattaataaatttacaaaaatttaattaataaaaaataaagataaactaGCTAAATAATGTAGAGTATTATCAACGAGGCTTCAATATGTCAATATCCATATTTATTTAAGGGACTTGaatgttttctatttttaagtaaaaattatgagacaaagaaaattataaatgttTTGAATAgaaccatttttatttttaccaatcataaatatagaaaattatgaatcatataacctaaaaatagttacATTATTGCATGATCTCAATATATAAATACCTCCATTACTCAATTTCATATATACAAGTTAAATTTTCAATAATCACATTTACATTTTCTCAAAgctcattcaaaaaaaaaaaacaaaaaaaaactcataatattcAACAAAAATGGCAAGCAACCAACAAACACCTGACATTAGCGAGAAGGCAGCCGAGGCCGCCGGCCAGGCACAGGTAATCGTTACATTTTAGTACCTCAATGTCATTAGATAGCTTTCGTATTTAACAGAATTGTCATGTCAGATGTACGCTACTTTACATAAACAAGCAAcacatttaatataattattaagttattttactatatgttgttataaaacGACTAGTTTAGAATTTTGTGATTAAAATATGATTGTGCAAAATTATCTCGACAACAACACTATcttaatcccaacaatatgATTTTAAAACGATTATATAAAATTGTTAGATTTTGTTATGATTTAATGATGATCATATAAAATTAGATTTATAGTTCTATGGTTTCGGATTATAAACGGAAACAACCTCAAATTTGTTAGTGTAATCACCAACAAGGATAAGGCTATGTACATTCAACCTCAAGTACCACCCTAGGTGGGACCCACTCGATAGCATTAGGGTGATTCTTTCAAACATGTCCCATACTATAATCTTATTTGCTTAATGAAGACAAGAAGTTTTGATGTTTGCAGGAGAAGAGTGAAGGAGTCATTGCCCAAGTAAGCAGTGCAGCATCTGGAACTGCTCAACAAGCATCTCAGCTCCTCCAACAGGCATGTTTCTGAGCATGTTTAACATGTTTGACCGCATAGAACCCAAGAAATTAggattcttaatattaaattacgtaataTATATTACgtgtttaaaaatacaaatttactagaaaaatatcataatttttaaaattgcacaGACTTTTCAAAGAATTTGTCAAATTTCGCTCTACCTTTATGTATGTGGGAAGGATTACTTTTATATGTAGGAAATTGTCTAGTCTTACCCAGATAAAAAAATATGCTTTAGAAGGGAATGTGTTCAGAATTGATTTTGTTATGAAattgtttattcatcaattgattaataaataaaaattgatttggATGAGAAATGCTACAGACAGGAGAGTCAGTAAAAAATTTGGCAGCAGGAGCAGCTGATGTAGTGAAAAACACTTTGGGGATTAACAATGCTACCAACCCTGACAGCATTGCGGCAAGCAGCCCAAGTGATGCCCCAGCAGAGAACCCGAGCAATGCCCCCGACAACCTAACCAATGCAGCAAGCAACGCCCCAGACAACTTGACCGAGGCAGCAAAAAACTTTAGCAATGCCTCGGACAATCTGAGCAATGCAGCTGACAACTCGAGCAATGCCCCCGAAAACTTGAGCAATGCGGCTAGCAACCCAAGCAATGCCTCCGTCCACTTGAGCACCGTGGTGGGAAATCCAAACAACGCACCTGGAAACCCAAGCAACGCACCCAGCAGCGCACCGAGCAACACAGACAATGCACCAAGCAAGTGAAACAACTATTTCTAGTTCTATAAACTATTGCATAAGATTATATATGTACGCCCAATAATTAACTCGTATCTTGCATTAATAGTTTAGTCCAAAAAAATGACATGTACAAGAATTGGGCTAGACTTGtaattcaagttttttttttctcatctaTAGCTTGGCTTCCTGGGGTTAAAAGACTCCTTGGATGAAAAGATGTAGTAAGTTTTACTTGGTAATTATTTGGTTTTAAAAtcatatgaataaaatttaaagaaaattaattatatgctaTTTGTGTTGTTTATTTTCCATgttaacttttgtttttatgtcTTCTGGATGGTTTTTATGATCAGGTACTTCTTctaatttctaaggtaaatatCCTGAAATCCAAGAATGGATAAAGGAGAAAATTGggattaatttatttgaaaaaagaaaattacaacttcctctaaaatacaaaaaataatctACTACTAATTGTTGCctcttcattttttcttttatattaaaaGGTCAGTTTGGTTATCGGTTTGTATTAAATGgtgaaaatgaaataaaaaggtGTTGACAGGTTTAAAGGTCATActttttctaataaaatcatttcatattcttcacaaaaattatttcaatacattgttatttgttattaaGTAGTAATGAAAATTGTAAATatggaaaatttttttataatcaaaatttcATCACTATAGAAAGACGTAGtacatttcataaaaatttacgATACAAATTATTCTCAATATCACTATTTAATACCAACAATGGACATTTAAAGTGTTACAACTATGTgaagtatttttaaaaagttaaagtatactaaataataaaagtaaaccaaaattaatatttcataatatattGAGAACAATTCTTCTGTTGCTGCCATTTGCTAAATTATGTTTAGGATGTTCTTCTTTGCTCTCTATGCATATTGTTTTTTGTAAAATAAGTGATGAGGATGATAATTTTATAATCAGAAAATTATGTTGTTGAGCATTGACTAGGTCTAATGATATGAATTTGATAATGCTCTAAATAACAAGAAAATGTTCATCTCCTAATTTTGTAATTAACTATTGtcatcaatttttttaacaGATATAAAGATTTCTTCTATTTTCAATGGAGTCAAGAATTTAGgatttttaattttggtttataatttataataaactGCTATAAAATGACTCATTGAATCAAATCCACTTCACCATTGCTGAATTCCAGCTTAAAATAGGCGGTTGAATGAGATATGTGTAAAAGCAATAAGAACAAAACCGTACCAATCATACTAAAACCTTTAAAGATGTGCTTGATATTTTGGATAACAATTTAAGAACGGAATGGGAGAGGAAGGGACGGAGAAAAGAGAAGATTGACGTATTTAACTTCCAAATCTTTCCAATCAAGAAGACTTTATTTTGTACAAAACGCAAAGGAGTTATCCCCTTGAATTACATTCCCTTGCATCCATCCATTTTTCCCTCTATTCAAAACATAGCATCAAACAAACTATTAATTAAGAAAGCACATGAATATAAGATTTAGTTTCTCCTCCAAAGCAATGAAGAATTTTACATGAAGTATCCACTGTACATTGAATAGAAAACCTATTATCATTAATGATAAAAGCTAATGAATTCCAGAAAACCACATTGGAGTTTGAGAAGTATAGcagcaaatcatcatcatacccaatgtatcccgctcataggaaAACTATGATCGGGGTCTGTGGAGGGAAGAAAAACGGCAATTCATATCCATAACAGAGAATGCgatcaaagagtccctcgactcAAGCAGCAAACACGAAGAGAAATTATAGCCGAGGGCGAACCACAGGCTTCCTGCTCGACCCCAACTCTCTACACAATTCAGGGTACAATCCCTTCCTAATCTCGGCATAAACTTCCCCATTCCAATTCTTCTTCACTAGTTCTTCCCCTAACTTTAAACTTCTTTGTATTAATTCCTCTGTGCTTTCTAGCACTTCATCGAGAACCCCCAACTTAACACCTTCTTCTCCTTTCAATTTCCTCCCGTTCAACAAAATTTCTCTTCTCGCTTTCCACCCAAGTTTCTCCCTGAAAAGAACATTGAAATACTCGGGCAAAGTTAACCCGATATTCACTTCACTCATGTACAAGACTCCTCTATCTTTCCTCATCAGCATATAGTCGTGTGAAAGTGCCAAGGCGAAGCCTGCTGCAGAGGCATGGCCATTGATTGCTGCAATTGTCGGCATAGGTAGAGATAAAAAGTCGGCAACCAATGGCTGAAAGGATTCTACCATGAAATGAAGACGACTAACAAAGGAGGGCTTTCCGGTAGATAAGGCCCATTGGAGatcaaaaccattggaaaagaATTTCCCGGTTGCTGTTGTGATAAGGGCGTATGATGTATCAGGAGAGGCGAGAGATTGAGATTTTAAGTCAGCAATGACAGAACGAAGAGAGGTGATTAGAGTCGGATTAAGGCGATGctcatcattttcattttcattgctAGTTAGGGTTAGGATGAAGATGTTGCCTCTTTTTTCTACTGTGCACATTTTGAATGTGTTTTATGGGTTGATGATGCTGCTTCCAGGTTCTGGTTTTGGTGGTTGAATTCAGTAAATGGTAGTCAGGTAGGCAGGGAAAACTAGGAATCAAAACTTGGTAGTTCACTGATGAATCTAGGGATCAAACCTAAGCCAAGAGTAAAGTAAACAAGTTACTAAAAGTCATTATCTTGAGAACATGAAAAAAAGAACATCAATGATAAACAGAACCACCTCATTTTCCATTTAGATACCATTATCATAGCTTGTGTATCCTGCTCATAGGACGATCATCAGGGTCTGAGGAGGGAAGGAAGGAGGCAAcacatacccataaaagagagtGCAGCCATAGTATTTAGATATCAATGACAAACAAATGAATCCAAATATTCACATGAGCAATA
This genomic interval carries:
- the LOC130819073 gene encoding uncharacterized protein LOC130819073 is translated as MASNQQTPDISEKAAEAAGQAQEKSEGVIAQVSSAASGTAQQASQLLQQTGESVKNLAAGAADVVKNTLGINNATNPDSIAASSPSDAPAENPSNAPDNLTNAASNAPDNLTEAAKNFSNASDNLSNAADNSSNAPENLSNAASNPSNASVHLSTVVGNPNNAPGNPSNAPSSAPSNTDNAPSK
- the LOC130819122 gene encoding enoyl-CoA delta isomerase 2, peroxisomal-like; translation: MCTVEKRGNIFILTLTSNENENDEHRLNPTLITSLRSVIADLKSQSLASPDTSYALITTATGKFFSNGFDLQWALSTGKPSFVSRLHFMVESFQPLVADFLSLPMPTIAAINGHASAAGFALALSHDYMLMRKDRGVLYMSEVNIGLTLPEYFNVLFREKLGWKARREILLNGRKLKGEEGVKLGVLDEVLESTEELIQRSLKLGEELVKKNWNGEVYAEIRKGLYPELCRELGSSRKPVVRPRL